The Corvus hawaiiensis isolate bCorHaw1 chromosome 2, bCorHaw1.pri.cur, whole genome shotgun sequence genome includes a window with the following:
- the FAM3B gene encoding protein FAM3B isoform X1, whose amino-acid sequence MKLIRHSVWRLFGLLLTSLAAWYLGYFVAAHVPQNTVSIAVLQEMGKKPVLRAPAPKRQKCDHWSPCPPGNFAYRILSGGGKQRRAKICFEDEQLVSEGNDDAGSGINIAIVNYKTGKAISTKFFEMWTGDHSSEMTDFVRNAPEETLLLMATHDDGSTKLKDDAKKLVEELGSTEIKNIKFRSSWVFIAAKGFKLPDNLQKEKINHSDQKKNRYNGWPAEIQIEGCIPRNLI is encoded by the exons CTGTTTGGAGATTATTCGGACTGCTGTTGACATCGTTGGCTGCTTGGTATTTGGGGTACTTTGTTGCTGCTCATGTACCCCAAAACACAGTATCTATTGCTGTACTTCAAGAGATGGGAAAGAAACCAGTGTTGAGGG ccccagcccccaaAAGGCAGAAGTGTGACCACTGGTCTCCCTGCCCGCCTGGGAACTTTGCCTATCGCATCCTCAGCGGCGGTGGCAAACAGAGGAGGGCTAAAATTTGTTTTGAGGATGAGCA GCTTGTAAGTGAAGGGAATGATGATGCTGGAAGTGGTATAAACATTGCCATTGTGAATT ataaaacaggaaaagctATATCGACAAAATTTTTTGAAATGTGGACAGGAG ACCACTCAAGTGAGATGACGGATTTTGTCAGGAATGCACCAGAAGAGACCCTCCTTCTGATGGCCACTCACGATGATGGAAGCACCAA GTTGAAAGATGACGCCAAAAAATTAGTAGAAGAACTGGGAagtacagaaataaagaatataAAGTTCAGGTCAAGCTGGGTTTTTATAGCTGCCAAAGGCTTCAAGCTGCCAGATAATCTCCAAAAAGAAAAG ataaACCACTCTGACCAGAAGAAGAACAGATACAATGGCTGGCCAGCCGAAATCCAAATAGAAGGCTGTATCCCAAGAAACCTGATCTGA
- the FAM3B gene encoding protein FAM3B isoform X2 codes for MGKKPVLRAPAPKRQKCDHWSPCPPGNFAYRILSGGGKQRRAKICFEDEQLVSEGNDDAGSGINIAIVNYKTGKAISTKFFEMWTGDHSSEMTDFVRNAPEETLLLMATHDDGSTKLKDDAKKLVEELGSTEIKNIKFRSSWVFIAAKGFKLPDNLQKEKINHSDQKKNRYNGWPAEIQIEGCIPRNLI; via the exons ATGGGAAAGAAACCAGTGTTGAGGG ccccagcccccaaAAGGCAGAAGTGTGACCACTGGTCTCCCTGCCCGCCTGGGAACTTTGCCTATCGCATCCTCAGCGGCGGTGGCAAACAGAGGAGGGCTAAAATTTGTTTTGAGGATGAGCA GCTTGTAAGTGAAGGGAATGATGATGCTGGAAGTGGTATAAACATTGCCATTGTGAATT ataaaacaggaaaagctATATCGACAAAATTTTTTGAAATGTGGACAGGAG ACCACTCAAGTGAGATGACGGATTTTGTCAGGAATGCACCAGAAGAGACCCTCCTTCTGATGGCCACTCACGATGATGGAAGCACCAA GTTGAAAGATGACGCCAAAAAATTAGTAGAAGAACTGGGAagtacagaaataaagaatataAAGTTCAGGTCAAGCTGGGTTTTTATAGCTGCCAAAGGCTTCAAGCTGCCAGATAATCTCCAAAAAGAAAAG ataaACCACTCTGACCAGAAGAAGAACAGATACAATGGCTGGCCAGCCGAAATCCAAATAGAAGGCTGTATCCCAAGAAACCTGATCTGA